TGACCAAAacctgccccagccctcctctctgcctttgagCTGCCACCCACGGAGCAACCTGAGCTCTGAGTGACCAGCCCTGTGTGCCACGAGCCTCCCATGCAATGCCAATGGAATAAAGGGCATTTTAAAGACTCACATGCCATCTCTTTAATGTCATGACATACAGCTGCTGTGATCTGCTTTTGGGAAGGATTTATTTCTTCCAAGAGAGGTTTGTACTTGTATAACAGGAGAAGATCCAGCTGGAAAAGATGCAGAAGTGGTCTGGGAGGACCTGCTTCACATACTCCTGATTTTGGTTTTAGGGCTTCAGTCCAGTCTTTGGATGAAGTGAAATGCAAAATGATAGCAAAGGATAGCAAATGACAGCTAATGGGGTCCTAAAACAACTTATGGAGTCCCAAAATACATCACCTCCTTGGTCATCTAACCATAGGTGTGGGCTGCTAATCCaagacaaaactgaaaacagagtCTCAGTGTCAGGCTAAACTGATTTCTAACAATGTGGGGAATATCTCATACAGATTCTGAGTTTTTTAGTCAGGGGAACAAGGCAGATGAGAACTTTTTCTTATTAGGCAAATAACAGGCTACTAATTTCCTGTTTGTATCTGAGAAGCTTGTGAATTGCTTGGAAGGGCTTCCTTCCATCTGTTTTATGCAAGACTTAATCTACACCTTACTCTTCAACTGAACTACTCATGTCCTGGTTATATCAAAGCATTTAAAGGCTCCTCATTACAAGTATCTTcatgtagagggtgatcttgtcccccaatgagttgcagctgggtcagttgctgaagattggaggtggacctgatcttaacaggccacacctgcaatcaataagaactagtgctatataagagtaaggaaagaggcgtgaggagagtcagattactgtgaggacctggagaagtcagtgtgtagaggagctgcctgtatcaagaaggtaagaagctctgataatatgaaatcctcatACTATGGTaatgatagaacctttgctaaCTAAGACAACATCTTCATGCTAGACTGTAAAATTATCATTCTGTCTTCAGAGCACTCAGCAGGTTGATTCTCTCTGTTTGGGATAGTTAAATATGGTGAATACTTGGGATTATTTGTGGAGATATGAGTCTTAAGCAATGCAGACAAAAAATAATGAGCCATTGAAATGAAAAACCTGGCAATGTAAGGACAGTTCTATGTGACAGTCTTCCCTCATTTCTTAGAGCAGAATGTGGAAAAAGCCTAGAAATTGATTTAGTGTGAAGCCTGTGATGCAGAGAACCAGtgagctctgcccacagcaggtTGGTCAGTCCCCAGAGCATGGagaacaggagctgctgtgacagcacCGTGTCACAtcccccagggcagagctgtgcccacacaaGGCCCGtgcctggggcactgctggctgctctccagcacaccccagccctgtgctggctctggcaggctgcctctgcacagccagacacagggacaggttTTCAGACctggaaaaaaacacccagcaGATGTTCAGTGCTTCCACATTGTCTGCTGGCACCACATGCAGCGCCATTCCTGAGTCTGGAGCAAGACAAGCTAAATTACATGAAATGCAGTGTCTTGGGTGGTTTTAGACACAGTGTGAGGGGCAAGGATAGAAGAGCTACAATAAGTAGGATGAATAAAGCAAATCCTCTTACACGTTCAAAGCTATTGTTTGAAAGTGGCAAACTGCATTCATGGCTAAGTTTGCAGTATTTCAATAGCAAGAAAAGGACCTGTTTCAAGAAATAAGGGAAGTCTGGCACTTCCCAGCCTCACTTCTCTTTAAGAAAAGCCACAAACCCACACCTGGAGACAGGGTTTCTGCAGAGTTTCTGTGGCTTCTGACAATgccagagcctctgcagctcctgaggaaaTGTCTCTTTCCTGATGCCCACCTCAGTGCTTACTTTGGTTAATGGATTGAGACAATACTGTCCACGTGAACCTCAGACCAGCCCCCAATCAGGCACCAGTAGCTGAATACTTGAAGCCTATTAAATTACCTCAAGTTACAAGCACACAGCTCTGATCCCTTCCAGGCATAAGGAGGACTTGAAATTCACGGTAATTTTCTTTGTGTGGATAGCAAGGTGAACTTTGCTTTCAATTTCACCATTTAATACAGAGCAAATATCAGATTTCCTGTAGCTTGGGAGGAGCGTGTCTGAGTGCTCATGAAAGTTAAATCACATTTCACATACAAAAGATACTAAGATAATATTGTTTCCAATATCAAGGTACATTTACCAAGCTATCTCTATAAGAATTAGATAAAACTATTAATTCTGGGCCAAAATCAAATtatgactaattttttttcaggggcCCCCAGCTTGTCAAAGAACTTGGTAATAAGAGAGTATATGTTTCTGAAAGCTGTGACTAGGGAAGCCAGAGGCCTAATTATGTTTGCTGTGGTATCTTCTCAGATCCTCCTCAATGCAATAATAAGAAATGAACATAAGAAATGCAGCAACTCTGCAATGGTTTACACCAACCAGCTTAAAAACTAAGGGTGCAGCTTTGTAAGACCCCAGTACACAAAGAGTGCCATGCAGTGCAGTCCCAAAAGGAAGAGATTACCTGAATTCAAGCCTAAAATCAGAGAAATGAGCATGTGATTTCCCCACTCCAAGATGAACATCCAGAGGAAGATGCCAACATGTTTATCTCAGCTGGGCCAGGGTTTCATGCCTTCTCCCAACTGCTTTGCAATAGGTACAGTTAATCTGTGGCCTGGGTTACAGAAGTCACTGCTTTTGCATATCATTTGTGGCCTTAACTGCTTTGCATATTGGTTATCCAGGGGAAAATCAAAGGTGGGGCATTGGTTTAAGGCCACTCCTTGTGCACAGTGAGGGGCTGGAGAACACCCTTCCTCAACTACAGCCGCACAATCACATCTTCTCATCCCCTTTGCCTCCACTCTTTGGCCATTCCCCGtctttcttccatttctcaTCCTCTTCCCCCATCATCCCCTCTTACTATGTCTTTTCccataaattttcttttttccttgtggtTTCTCTGAGGCATTACCTCCCAAGCTCCCAGCCCAAAGGACAGCCCTTGGCAGCATCACAAGGCAGCAGTGGTGCCCCAGGAGGACCCTGCCAGCCCAAAACATGCTGCAGCAGAAGACAAGGAGACACTTGCTGGtgctttctggttttattaAGAATCCCACAGTCAGGTTCTGAACCCCATGGCAAGGGCACTGAGGTAGTGTCACCCTGTctgccccagtgtccccagggtgggaGGATTGTGTGGGGGGTCACTTGGCAAAGCCCTGGGTGTCACAGCGGGGTCCCTGCCACTTGTCATAGCACTGGCAGCTGAACTCCTTGGCCAGTTTGGAGATGTCCTCCCCAGGCTCCAGGCTCCGAGGCACCAGCCAGGGCTTGCCAGCATGCAGATCGATGGTGAAGTGGGAGGGGTCCAGGTGGAGGTGGCCCTGCTGCTCGTGCTGGCGCACACAGCGGCCCTGGCCGGAGCACAGGCTCtggctgcacagctcagcactggcTGTCACATTGACAATGTAGTGGCCCAGGGGCCCCTCCACGTAGTCCTTCAGCCTCAGGCACATCTCCTGCAATGGCATTTGgtgtcacagccctgcacagctgaggAACTGGGGGTCCCTGCTGACAGGGACCTGCTGCCACCGTCTGCACTCACCTTGGAGGTGCTGTAGTCCAGGCTGCCCCAGAGGATGatgccagcagcaccctgagccGCGCTCTCCCCAATGGTGTTCACCAGGTCCTCCTGCACccaagggaagaggagaagtcagcagtgcccaaagcccccacacagccccagcagagatAAAGACTCCCTGGTGCCAACCCATCAGCACAAGAGGTGCCCACTATCTCCACATCCCCATCACCTGGGAAAGGAAGTGCAGAGTGTGCTCGAAGGTGATCTGGGAGTAGGGCAGGACGGGGATGGCACTGTCGAGGATTCCCTGCTGGACAGCGAAAGCCTCGGCCACGCGGTGCCGCACATAGGGAAGAACCTTGCTGGTGCCATTGAGGCAGAGGGGCAGGTAGATGCTGGGGAAGAGcgcccagctgctcctccagagccaaGACAGGTTCttgttcctctgctgctccacatcTGGGCACGTCCCATTGTAGGGCAGGGTGTCAAAGCGATTGTTGTAGCAGTCAGGGAAACCATAGAAGCCCCAGTAGGCACTAGGACGGAGGCTCTTGCCCAGCCACAGGGTCTTGTTCATGAAATCGCAGGCACTCTTCTCAAACTGCTGCTTGGCCATCTCCTCCACCTCCTTGGGAGGCCACTGcgggtgctgctgctgcaccagctctTCCGACTTCTGCCGGTAGATCTCCATGGAGTCCCAGTTGCGGATCCACAGTGGGCGCCACTTCTCCCAGTCGATGACAGCCAGCCCAGAGTAGtcggggctgggcagggtcaccttgATGTCCTGGGTGGCCTGGTGGATGTGAGCCTCCAGGCTGGCATTTTGGGGGAGCCCCCCATTCACTGGCACCCCCTCGGATGTGTAGTAGGGGAAGAGACCGATCTTGTCGCTGTAGAAGAGGGTGATGTCCTGCCCGGTGAAGGACTGCTGGTCATTGGCCAACACATCAAAGACCTCCAGGCTGAGGGTGACATTGTGCTCCTGAGCGCAGCGCTCAGTGGGGATGTTCCAGATGGTGACAAAGGGGCGGTTGACGAGGACAGGACCGGGTCCTCCAGCGTGGgtcagggcaggcaggagtAGCAGGAGGACCCAGCAGGACCACGCTGATGCCATGGTGCTGTTGTGCTTGGGGTGAGTCcgggagctgcctggggagagCTGAGACCTTGAAGCTTTTATACCCTGGTCAGGACCGGCGTTAATCCACACCTCCGTTCCCAAGCGGTGCCAGTCACTCAGGGTATCCTCTTCCTCAAAGTCCCCGAATTTAtcagcagctggagcccagcagagcgGCCCCGGAGTGGGACGGCAGCGTCAGCCCCGCGTAatgagcggcggcggcgggctcGGCTGGGAAGGAATGCGCAGAGTCAACACCCCATGACTGGCCGGCGATGAGTGGGCTGGAAAGACAAACAGACACGGACGGGGCGGGGGGAGGAAGGTCACGGCGATGGACGCGGGCTGCGCCGGGCGGGCGCCGCTCGCCAAGTGGAGAGCGCCGGCCATTCCCTGGCGGGAGGAGGGCACTGCCGGGAGGGAGCGCACGGCTCCCGGCAGGACCCGGCGCGACACAGCCCGCGGTGGCACGGGACACTCCCGCGTGGGCACCGCAGCCACAGGAGGGCACTCACTCGTGGGGCCCGGAAGCACAGAAAGGCACGGCCTGGGGACACCCgcagcacaggacagcaggCACAGCGAGCACGGCACGGGGACTCACAGCAGCCGAGGAGCGTGGGCAGGGAGGTGCCTGTGCCACGCGGGGCCGCTCCATCCTACGGGCACCCCTCGGGACAGGGCAGTGGCCGGAGAGG
The window above is part of the Serinus canaria isolate serCan28SL12 chromosome 12, serCan2020, whole genome shotgun sequence genome. Proteins encoded here:
- the HYAL1 gene encoding hyaluronidase-1; amino-acid sequence: MASAWSCWVLLLLLPALTHAGGPGPVLVNRPFVTIWNIPTERCAQEHNVTLSLEVFDVLANDQQSFTGQDITLFYSDKIGLFPYYTSEGVPVNGGLPQNASLEAHIHQATQDIKVTLPSPDYSGLAVIDWEKWRPLWIRNWDSMEIYRQKSEELVQQQHPQWPPKEVEEMAKQQFEKSACDFMNKTLWLGKSLRPSAYWGFYGFPDCYNNRFDTLPYNGTCPDVEQQRNKNLSWLWRSSWALFPSIYLPLCLNGTSKVLPYVRHRVAEAFAVQQGILDSAIPVLPYSQITFEHTLHFLSQEDLVNTIGESAAQGAAGIILWGSLDYSTSKEMCLRLKDYVEGPLGHYIVNVTASAELCSQSLCSGQGRCVRQHEQQGHLHLDPSHFTIDLHAGKPWLVPRSLEPGEDISKLAKEFSCQCYDKWQGPRCDTQGFAK